One genomic segment of Arthrobacter sp. Marseille-P9274 includes these proteins:
- the mraY gene encoding phospho-N-acetylmuramoyl-pentapeptide-transferase, translated as MIALLIGSALSLVLALVGTPLFIKLLVRRGYGQFIRDDGPTSHHTKRGTPTMGGAVIVAAVVASYLLTHLAEWMISPSHTGPTASGWVLLLLMGGMGLVGFADDFLKISNQRSLGLRAWQKIVMQGIVGVAFAILALNFPDEAGRTPASMKISFVRDIPWLDLAFAGTVLGAILFVIWSNLIVTGATNGVNLTDGLDGLAAGASVMVFAAYMLMGIWQFNQTCGSVKVPGEVCYEVRDPLDLALLAGTLMGALVGFLWWNTSPAKIFMGDTGSLAIGGAVAGFAILSRTELLLVVLAGLFVLISLSVIIQVAYFKLSGGKRVFKMAPLQHHFELKGWAEVTVVVRFWIIAGLCVAAGLGIFYAEWVVGL; from the coding sequence ATGATCGCCCTGCTCATCGGCTCGGCTCTATCACTGGTGCTGGCCCTCGTCGGCACGCCGCTCTTCATCAAGCTGCTGGTGCGCAGGGGCTACGGCCAGTTCATCCGTGACGATGGACCGACCTCGCACCACACGAAGCGCGGCACCCCCACCATGGGCGGCGCGGTCATCGTGGCGGCAGTGGTTGCCTCCTACCTGCTGACGCATCTGGCCGAATGGATGATCAGCCCGTCCCATACGGGTCCGACGGCGTCCGGCTGGGTGCTGCTGCTGCTCATGGGCGGCATGGGCCTGGTCGGCTTCGCGGACGACTTCCTGAAGATTTCGAACCAGCGCAGCCTTGGCCTGCGGGCTTGGCAGAAGATCGTCATGCAGGGCATTGTCGGCGTGGCCTTCGCCATCCTCGCCCTCAACTTCCCGGACGAGGCAGGGCGGACGCCCGCGTCGATGAAGATCTCGTTCGTGCGGGACATCCCGTGGCTTGACCTGGCCTTCGCCGGAACCGTGCTCGGCGCCATCCTGTTCGTCATCTGGTCCAACCTGATCGTCACGGGCGCCACCAATGGCGTGAACCTCACGGACGGCCTGGACGGGCTGGCCGCGGGTGCCTCCGTCATGGTTTTCGCCGCCTACATGCTGATGGGTATCTGGCAGTTCAACCAGACCTGCGGCTCCGTCAAGGTGCCGGGGGAGGTCTGCTATGAAGTTCGGGATCCGCTGGACCTGGCGCTCCTGGCCGGTACCTTGATGGGCGCGCTCGTCGGCTTCCTCTGGTGGAACACCTCGCCGGCCAAGATCTTCATGGGAGACACCGGTTCGCTGGCCATCGGCGGTGCCGTCGCAGGCTTCGCCATCCTCTCCCGCACCGAGCTGCTGCTGGTGGTGCTGGCAGGCCTGTTCGTGCTGATCAGCCTGTCGGTCATCATCCAGGTGGCCTACTTCAAGCTCAGCGGCGGCAAGCGGGTCTTCAAGATGGCCCCGCTGCAGCACCATTTCGAGCTCAAGGGCTGGGCCGAGGTGACCGTGGTCGTCCGCTTCTGGATCATTGCCGGGCTGTGCGTGGCCGCCGGACTGGGCATCTTCTACGCGGAATGGGTCGTGGGACTATGA
- the mraZ gene encoding division/cell wall cluster transcriptional repressor MraZ: MFLGTHTPRLDEKGRLILPAKFREELADGLVLTRGQERCIYIFSQREFERVHDEMRKAPISSRQARDYIRVFLSGASDEVPDKQGRVTIPPALRAYAGLDRELAVIGAGTRAEIWDAQAWSEYLTEKEAAFSDTDEDAIPGIF, encoded by the coding sequence ATGTTCCTCGGAACGCACACCCCCAGGCTCGATGAGAAGGGGCGCCTGATTCTTCCAGCCAAGTTCCGTGAGGAACTGGCGGACGGCCTGGTCCTGACGAGGGGCCAGGAGCGTTGCATCTACATCTTCAGCCAGCGGGAATTCGAACGGGTGCATGACGAAATGCGGAAGGCGCCCATCTCGTCGCGGCAAGCGCGCGACTACATTCGGGTTTTCCTGTCCGGAGCCTCTGATGAGGTACCTGATAAGCAGGGCCGGGTAACGATTCCGCCCGCGCTCCGCGCTTACGCAGGGCTGGACCGTGAACTGGCAGTGATCGGCGCCGGCACCAGGGCCGAGATCTGGGACGCCCAGGCCTGGTCCGAATACCTCACGGAGAAGGAAGCAGCCTTCTCCGACACCGATGAAGACGCAATACCCGGAATCTTCTGA
- a CDS encoding penicillin-binding protein 2, producing the protein MVLLVILGARLFQLQGLDTAGMAQAAVDKRLRTSEIPALRGEILDADNTVLARSVQRFDIVVDQRLVEDFERFNPKTKRLEQVKIDGEIKKLAGILGQDVETVTKAVVGDLPFNYVAKSVTPDIQEKVENLAFPGLQSRETTTRSYPMGQVAGSIVGFLGSDGSPLEGIEATQQDLLAGTSGERTFEIGADGIRIPVATNEETPAEDGQSVRLTLNSDLQWYAQEAIAAQVKEYGAEYGTIVAMNAKTGDIIALADSETVDPNDPGATKDGMRQSLAATRAFEPGSTTKMITMAAAIEEGITTPTTKYKIPPKYTVNNETFTDALPHGTETRTTAGIFAKSLNTGTVMIGEQLTRQQRYDYLRRFGIGEEYDIGIPGTTPGLLAAPEQWDGRQEFTVLFGQGLAQTALHTAAAYATIANGGVRMEPRLIDAYIDPDGTEHEVPREEGSRAVSNETADQVQDMLETMANQGGGLPGKVEDYRMGAKTGTAEAPSDDGGFSGYTISYAGIAPMEDPEYVVVATIQRPKGGVFSLTAGPVFKKVMGQVLSTYNVPPSDTKPVKLPLE; encoded by the coding sequence ATGGTCCTGCTGGTCATCCTCGGTGCGAGGCTGTTCCAGCTGCAAGGCCTGGATACCGCCGGAATGGCCCAGGCCGCCGTCGACAAGCGACTGCGCACCTCGGAGATTCCCGCGCTGCGCGGCGAGATCCTGGACGCGGACAACACGGTGCTCGCGCGCAGCGTGCAGCGCTTCGACATCGTGGTGGACCAGCGGCTGGTCGAGGACTTCGAACGGTTCAATCCCAAGACCAAGCGGCTGGAACAGGTCAAGATCGACGGGGAAATCAAGAAACTTGCCGGCATCCTTGGCCAGGACGTGGAGACGGTTACCAAGGCCGTCGTCGGCGACCTGCCATTCAACTACGTGGCCAAGTCGGTGACGCCGGACATCCAGGAGAAGGTGGAAAACCTCGCCTTTCCCGGGCTGCAGTCGCGCGAGACAACAACGCGCAGCTACCCGATGGGCCAGGTGGCGGGTTCCATCGTCGGCTTCCTCGGTTCCGATGGCAGCCCTTTGGAAGGCATCGAAGCCACCCAGCAGGATCTGCTCGCGGGCACGTCCGGGGAACGGACCTTCGAGATCGGGGCCGACGGCATCCGTATCCCGGTCGCCACCAATGAGGAAACCCCTGCCGAGGACGGCCAAAGCGTCCGCCTGACGCTGAATTCCGATCTGCAGTGGTACGCCCAGGAGGCCATCGCGGCGCAGGTGAAGGAGTACGGCGCGGAGTACGGCACCATCGTGGCGATGAATGCCAAGACCGGGGACATCATCGCCTTGGCGGACTCGGAAACCGTGGACCCCAACGATCCGGGGGCCACAAAGGACGGCATGCGGCAATCGCTCGCCGCGACCAGGGCCTTCGAACCCGGATCGACGACGAAGATGATCACCATGGCTGCCGCCATCGAAGAGGGGATCACCACACCGACCACGAAGTACAAGATCCCGCCGAAGTACACGGTCAACAACGAGACCTTTACCGACGCGCTGCCGCACGGCACGGAGACGCGCACCACGGCGGGCATCTTCGCCAAGTCGCTCAACACCGGCACGGTCATGATCGGCGAGCAGCTGACCCGCCAGCAGCGCTACGACTACCTGCGCAGGTTCGGCATCGGCGAAGAGTACGACATCGGTATCCCGGGCACTACGCCGGGCCTGCTGGCCGCGCCGGAGCAGTGGGACGGCCGGCAGGAATTCACCGTCCTCTTCGGCCAGGGCCTGGCCCAGACGGCGCTGCACACTGCCGCGGCGTATGCCACGATCGCCAACGGCGGGGTCCGGATGGAGCCGCGCCTGATCGACGCCTACATCGACCCGGACGGCACCGAGCACGAGGTGCCGCGCGAGGAAGGCTCGCGCGCGGTATCCAACGAGACGGCGGACCAGGTCCAGGACATGCTCGAGACGATGGCGAACCAGGGCGGCGGGCTGCCGGGTAAGGTTGAGGACTACCGGATGGGGGCGAAGACGGGCACAGCCGAGGCACCCTCCGACGACGGCGGGTTCAGCGGCTACACCATCTCCTACGCAGGCATTGCCCCGATGGAGGATCCTGAGTACGTGGTGGTGGCGACCATCCAGCGCCCCAAGGGCGGCGTTTTCTCGCTGACTGCGGGGCCGGTCTTCAAGAAGGTCATGGGACAGGTGCTCAGCACGTACAACGTCCCGCCGTCCGACACCAAGCCGGTCAAACTGCCGCTCGAATAG
- the rsmH gene encoding 16S rRNA (cytosine(1402)-N(4))-methyltransferase RsmH: MSDERPTEDRHIPVLRDRCVNLLAPSIERAIEANGRAVVVDATLGMGGHSEALLTRFPNLHLVGIDRDEQALALAGVRLAAFADRTDLVHAVYDEIADVVRDLGFGTVDGVLFDLGVSSLQLDERERGFAYSYDAPLDMRMDTSAGPTAADVVNTYSQDDLVRIIRKWGEEKFAGRIAAAIVRAREEAPLATTGELVEVIRGVVPAAAARSGGHPAKRTFQALRIEVNEELDVLERAIPAALEVLALGGRVVVMSYHSLEDKIVKGYFAAGSRSSAPVGFPVELEEHKARLKTLTKGTEVPTAAEIEENPRAASARLRAVERIRNRSAS; this comes from the coding sequence ATGAGCGATGAGCGTCCCACGGAGGACCGCCACATCCCCGTGCTGCGCGATCGCTGCGTCAATCTCCTGGCCCCGTCCATCGAACGCGCGATCGAGGCCAACGGCCGCGCCGTCGTCGTTGATGCAACGCTGGGCATGGGCGGTCATTCGGAGGCGCTGCTGACCCGGTTCCCGAACCTGCATCTGGTCGGTATCGACCGCGACGAACAGGCCCTCGCCCTCGCCGGGGTTCGCCTGGCGGCTTTCGCGGACCGCACCGATCTTGTCCACGCGGTCTACGACGAGATCGCCGACGTCGTCCGCGACCTCGGATTCGGCACCGTCGACGGCGTGCTGTTCGACCTGGGCGTGTCATCCCTGCAGCTCGACGAGCGGGAGCGGGGCTTCGCGTACTCCTACGACGCGCCGCTGGACATGCGCATGGACACCAGTGCGGGACCGACGGCCGCCGATGTGGTGAACACCTACTCCCAGGACGATCTCGTCCGCATCATCCGCAAATGGGGCGAAGAGAAGTTCGCCGGCCGGATCGCGGCAGCCATCGTGCGGGCGCGCGAGGAGGCGCCCCTGGCGACAACCGGCGAATTGGTGGAGGTAATCCGGGGCGTGGTTCCCGCAGCGGCTGCACGCAGCGGAGGCCATCCTGCCAAGCGGACCTTCCAGGCCCTCCGGATCGAAGTGAACGAGGAACTGGACGTCCTTGAGCGGGCGATCCCGGCTGCGCTGGAAGTGCTGGCCCTGGGCGGGCGTGTTGTGGTCATGTCGTACCACTCGCTCGAGGACAAAATCGTGAAAGGTTATTTCGCGGCCGGATCCCGGTCGTCGGCTCCTGTCGGGTTCCCGGTGGAACTCGAGGAGCACAAGGCCCGGCTCAAGACGCTGACCAAGGGGACGGAAGTGCCGACGGCGGCAGAGATCGAAGAGAATCCGCGGGCGGCATCGGCCAGGCTGCGGGCGGTAGAGCGTATTCGGAACAGGAGTGCATCATGA
- a CDS encoding UDP-N-acetylmuramoyl-L-alanyl-D-glutamate--2,6-diaminopimelate ligase, whose amino-acid sequence MILEYFVSTTPRPPRRSASPMRPELVEPVTLRTLREALADAGFPPLAAAEGVDWGTEVTGISMDSRSVEPGDLYVALGGANRHGAEFASQVAAAGAAAVLTDDDGVRLLAASDLGGVPVLTAGGLRDLVGPLSARIFNSQPADAPRPQLFGVTGTNGKTTTTYFVNSLLKSLGKTTGLIGTIEIVAGNEPIPSALTTPESPQVHGILALMRERGLDAAAMEVSSHAISYRRVDGVRYDVAGFTNLTQDHLDLHGSMEDYFLTKAKLFTPQRARRAVVCVDDEWGRLLAGQSGIETVTLATQGGLEADWSVRAVERVGLGHRFELHGPGKQVLKARTGLPGSFNVSNAALALVMLLASGVGAARLQHALDTADPLTVEVPGRMQLVGDEPAAIVDFAHNPDALERTLASVRRPEEGSRVIIVFGATGERDQTKRPLMGAIAARLADVVIVTDDDPHGEDEQAIRSGVLAGAEEAVRTGALATQVLEVFPRGDAIDRAVALAAPADTVLVAGRGHEVFQEVKGVNLELDDRVELRRALRRHGFSALGAEAVES is encoded by the coding sequence ATGATTCTGGAGTATTTTGTGAGCACCACCCCTCGTCCGCCGCGCCGTTCTGCCTCGCCCATGAGGCCCGAACTGGTCGAACCGGTCACTTTGCGCACCCTGCGGGAGGCGCTGGCCGATGCGGGATTCCCGCCGCTCGCGGCGGCGGAGGGCGTCGATTGGGGGACCGAGGTCACGGGCATCTCCATGGACTCGCGCAGCGTCGAGCCGGGGGATCTGTACGTGGCGCTCGGCGGGGCCAACCGCCACGGGGCGGAGTTTGCCTCACAGGTGGCGGCCGCGGGTGCCGCGGCAGTCCTCACTGACGACGACGGCGTGCGGCTCCTGGCGGCGTCGGACCTGGGCGGTGTCCCGGTCTTGACCGCTGGCGGGCTCCGGGACCTGGTCGGACCGTTGTCCGCGCGGATCTTCAACAGCCAGCCGGCCGATGCGCCGCGGCCGCAGCTCTTCGGCGTGACCGGGACCAACGGCAAGACCACGACGACCTACTTCGTCAACTCGCTGCTGAAGTCCCTGGGAAAGACCACCGGGCTGATCGGCACCATCGAGATTGTTGCCGGCAATGAGCCGATTCCGAGCGCCCTGACGACGCCGGAGTCACCGCAGGTCCACGGCATCCTCGCCCTGATGCGCGAACGCGGCCTCGACGCGGCGGCGATGGAGGTATCCTCGCATGCCATCTCCTACCGGCGCGTGGACGGCGTGCGCTATGACGTCGCCGGTTTCACCAACCTCACCCAGGACCATCTGGACCTGCACGGCAGCATGGAGGACTATTTCCTCACCAAAGCCAAGCTCTTCACGCCTCAGCGGGCCCGCCGGGCGGTCGTCTGCGTTGACGACGAATGGGGCCGCCTGCTGGCCGGCCAGTCCGGTATCGAGACCGTGACGTTGGCCACCCAGGGTGGCTTGGAGGCGGACTGGTCGGTCCGCGCGGTCGAACGGGTGGGCTTGGGGCACAGGTTCGAGCTGCACGGACCCGGGAAGCAGGTGCTGAAGGCCCGTACCGGCCTGCCGGGCAGTTTCAACGTCTCCAACGCGGCGCTGGCCCTGGTGATGCTGCTGGCCTCCGGGGTCGGGGCCGCGCGGCTGCAGCACGCCCTCGACACAGCCGACCCGCTGACGGTCGAGGTGCCGGGAAGGATGCAGCTGGTCGGCGACGAACCGGCCGCCATCGTCGACTTCGCGCACAACCCGGACGCCCTGGAACGCACGCTCGCCTCGGTGCGCCGGCCGGAGGAGGGCTCCAGGGTGATCATCGTGTTCGGGGCCACCGGCGAACGCGACCAGACCAAACGCCCGCTGATGGGCGCGATCGCGGCGCGGCTGGCCGACGTCGTTATTGTCACGGACGACGACCCCCACGGCGAGGACGAACAGGCCATCCGGAGCGGGGTGCTGGCGGGGGCTGAGGAGGCCGTCCGGACCGGCGCGCTGGCCACCCAGGTACTGGAAGTCTTCCCACGTGGAGACGCGATTGACCGGGCCGTGGCGCTGGCTGCGCCGGCGGACACCGTGCTGGTCGCCGGCCGCGGCCACGAGGTGTTCCAGGAGGTCAAGGGCGTCAACCTGGAACTCGACGACCGGGTGGAACTGCGCCGCGCGTTGCGCCGGCACGGATTCTCTGCCCTCGGCGCCGAGGCGGTAGAGTCCTAG
- the murD gene encoding UDP-N-acetylmuramoyl-L-alanine--D-glutamate ligase, translating into MSAHGSQLDSLTTWDADWAGLRVVVTGIGLSGFSAADTLIELGARVVVVDGRDSEENRAKADTLDIVGARQVLLGGSAAGTLPLVDGEPAELVVTSPGWSPEQPLLAAAAAAGIPIWGDVELAWRVREKAGRKTAEWLAITGTNGKTTTVGLTESMLQAAGLRAIAAGNVGTPILDAVRDPEGYDVIAVELSSFQLHWSHSLSPLASVCLNVAQDHVDWHGSYENYLADKAKVYANTRVACVYNAEQRETEAMVEEADVVEGCRAIGFTTGMPAISMVGVVENLLVDRAFIEQRKDSAAELAAISDLGDVAPRHLVANALAAAALVRAYGVEPAAVREGIRNFDPGAHRIQKVSERHGVLWINDSKATNPHAASASLAAFSSVVWIAGGLSKGVDYAELVSLHAPRLKAAVIIGVDSADLLAALERHAPDVPVIAVPPRETEGGQPGGSGQALAGGDRIMEHAVEAAARIASDGDTVLMAPAAASMDQFRSYADRGDAFIAAVRGLGEGPAQTG; encoded by the coding sequence ATGAGCGCGCACGGGAGCCAGCTGGATTCCCTGACGACGTGGGACGCCGACTGGGCGGGCCTGCGCGTCGTCGTGACCGGCATCGGCCTGAGCGGTTTTTCCGCCGCGGACACGCTGATCGAACTCGGCGCCAGGGTCGTCGTCGTTGACGGACGGGATTCGGAGGAAAACCGGGCCAAAGCGGACACACTGGACATCGTCGGCGCCCGGCAGGTGCTGCTGGGCGGCTCGGCCGCGGGGACCCTTCCGCTGGTGGACGGTGAGCCGGCCGAACTCGTCGTGACCTCGCCGGGCTGGAGCCCGGAGCAACCCCTGCTGGCCGCAGCGGCGGCCGCCGGCATCCCGATCTGGGGGGACGTCGAACTGGCGTGGCGGGTCCGCGAAAAGGCTGGTCGCAAGACCGCCGAGTGGCTGGCCATCACCGGCACGAACGGCAAGACCACCACGGTGGGGCTGACCGAGTCGATGCTGCAGGCCGCGGGCCTCAGGGCGATCGCCGCCGGCAATGTGGGCACGCCCATCCTGGATGCCGTCAGGGACCCGGAGGGCTACGATGTGATCGCCGTCGAGCTGTCAAGCTTCCAGCTGCACTGGTCGCACTCACTCTCGCCGCTGGCCAGCGTCTGCCTCAACGTAGCGCAGGACCACGTGGACTGGCACGGTTCTTACGAGAACTACCTGGCGGATAAGGCCAAGGTCTACGCGAACACCCGGGTTGCCTGCGTCTACAACGCCGAGCAGCGGGAAACCGAGGCAATGGTCGAAGAGGCCGACGTCGTCGAGGGTTGCCGAGCCATCGGCTTCACCACCGGCATGCCTGCGATCAGCATGGTGGGAGTCGTGGAGAACCTGCTGGTGGACCGCGCGTTCATCGAGCAGCGCAAGGACTCTGCCGCCGAACTCGCCGCGATCTCCGATCTGGGTGACGTGGCGCCGCGGCACCTGGTGGCGAACGCCCTGGCCGCGGCGGCGCTGGTGCGGGCCTACGGCGTCGAGCCCGCAGCGGTGCGGGAAGGAATCCGGAATTTCGACCCCGGCGCACATCGGATCCAGAAGGTCTCCGAACGGCACGGCGTGCTGTGGATCAACGATTCCAAGGCCACCAACCCGCATGCCGCGTCCGCCTCCCTGGCGGCCTTCTCGTCGGTCGTCTGGATCGCCGGCGGCTTGTCCAAGGGCGTGGACTATGCCGAACTTGTGTCTTTGCACGCCCCCCGGCTGAAGGCCGCCGTCATCATCGGCGTGGACAGCGCGGACCTGCTTGCGGCCCTGGAACGACACGCGCCCGATGTCCCGGTAATCGCGGTCCCGCCGCGAGAGACTGAAGGCGGGCAGCCTGGCGGGAGCGGACAGGCGCTGGCGGGCGGCGATCGGATCATGGAGCACGCGGTCGAGGCCGCGGCGCGGATCGCCTCCGATGGCGACACCGTGCTCATGGCTCCGGCGGCTGCTTCGATGGATCAGTTCAGGTCCTATGCCGACCGTGGCGACGCGTTCATTGCAGCCGTCCGCGGACTTGGGGAAGGACCGGCACAGACCGGATAA
- the ftsW gene encoding putative lipid II flippase FtsW, which yields MVTTPTRGSSRKPASKPAAGNAAASAGGQRPAAPARQPRAAWLVKAKALLDRADGADREPSGFSYYLILGSALALTAIGLLMVLSSSAVESIAEGASPFDLFMKQGLFAAGGIILMLVLSRLSVPTFKKLGWPALGLSLALLVLVFTPLGVNVNGNRNWIQLAPGITAQPSEAAKLALGLWIACVLVRKGPLLHEWKHLVVPVLPVGGLVVLLVLAGNDLGTAMIIMLIVAGALFFGGARMKLFAVAGATAVAGVLLLAITSPNRVARITMWLDQSCEDTTGLNMQSCNGLFALASGGWWGVGLGQSRQKYSWIPEAHNDYIFAIIGEELGLLGTLVVVALFGILAVAIVRTVMRREDPFVRIFGGSIMVWIIGQAFVNMGVVTGLLPVIGVPLPFISYGGSALTITLAAVGVLLSFARPDAKRAARAKKVQRA from the coding sequence ATGGTCACCACGCCTACCCGGGGCTCGTCCCGGAAGCCGGCGTCGAAGCCAGCGGCAGGCAATGCCGCGGCGTCGGCCGGCGGGCAGCGGCCTGCGGCTCCGGCCCGGCAGCCGCGCGCGGCGTGGCTGGTCAAGGCCAAGGCCCTGCTGGACCGGGCGGACGGCGCGGACCGCGAGCCTTCCGGCTTCAGCTATTACCTGATCCTGGGATCGGCGCTGGCTCTGACGGCGATCGGCCTGCTCATGGTGCTCTCGTCCTCGGCAGTCGAATCGATCGCGGAGGGCGCCTCTCCCTTCGACCTGTTCATGAAGCAGGGTCTGTTCGCCGCGGGCGGCATCATCCTGATGCTGGTGCTGTCCCGGCTCAGCGTCCCGACGTTCAAAAAGCTCGGCTGGCCCGCGCTGGGGCTTTCGCTCGCGCTGCTGGTGCTGGTGTTCACGCCGCTCGGCGTCAACGTCAACGGCAACCGGAACTGGATCCAGCTGGCGCCGGGCATCACCGCCCAGCCCTCCGAGGCGGCCAAACTGGCCCTCGGCCTCTGGATCGCGTGCGTCCTCGTCCGCAAGGGCCCGCTGCTGCACGAGTGGAAGCACCTGGTGGTGCCCGTGCTGCCGGTGGGCGGACTGGTGGTGCTGCTGGTCCTTGCCGGGAATGACCTCGGCACCGCCATGATCATCATGCTCATCGTCGCCGGCGCCCTGTTCTTCGGCGGAGCCCGGATGAAGCTGTTCGCCGTCGCCGGCGCAACCGCCGTGGCCGGCGTGCTGCTGCTGGCCATCACCAGCCCCAACCGCGTGGCCCGGATTACCATGTGGCTGGACCAGAGCTGCGAGGATACCACCGGGCTGAACATGCAGTCCTGCAACGGCCTGTTCGCCCTGGCGTCCGGTGGCTGGTGGGGCGTGGGCCTCGGCCAGAGCCGGCAGAAGTACAGCTGGATTCCCGAGGCGCACAACGACTACATCTTCGCCATCATCGGCGAGGAGCTGGGACTGCTCGGCACGCTGGTGGTGGTCGCGCTCTTCGGCATCCTCGCCGTCGCGATTGTCCGCACGGTGATGCGCCGCGAGGATCCGTTCGTGCGGATCTTCGGCGGGTCCATCATGGTTTGGATCATCGGGCAGGCCTTCGTCAACATGGGGGTGGTCACGGGACTGCTGCCGGTCATCGGCGTGCCGCTGCCGTTCATCTCCTACGGCGGCTCCGCTTTGACCATCACGCTGGCCGCGGTGGGGGTACTGTTGTCCTTTGCACGGCCGGACGCCAAACGGGCCGCGAGGGCAAAAAAGGTTCAGCGGGCCTGA
- the murF gene encoding UDP-N-acetylmuramoyl-tripeptide--D-alanyl-D-alanine ligase gives MIELTAAEIAAMTGGRLTGEPVDGSADTASVTVDSAVTDSREAGPGSLFVAKPGDSTDGHRFVLPAFGSGAVLALTEREVTDDGGRILPQVVVPDAVEAMGAIAAGILERLRAHGPLDIVGITGSAGKTTTKDLLAGILAQAGPTVAPVGSYNGEVGVPLTIFNTDFDTRFLVVEMGATGIGHITYLTDMVKPHTGVVLCVGSAHAGEFGGVENIARAKGELVEALQPEGTAVLNADDQRVRAMSSRTSARQLFFTSDDGFTPEAPEAQVIRATELGTTAAGHPEFTLVFPDGARRHVRSGLIGSHHVANLLAAASAAWSLGISADLIASGLEGRGPASRWRMERTERADGVTVINDAYNANPESMRAALRTLAELGRGEGRRTWAVLGEMLELGDESVLEHDAIGRIVVRLNIARLIVVGSGAKAMHNAAVMEGSWGDESMFVETPEDAYRVLQEELLPGDLVLFKSSNGAGLRFLGDQVAQSAGQTGSQPAEEEGLPA, from the coding sequence ATGATTGAACTTACTGCAGCCGAAATCGCGGCAATGACGGGCGGCCGCCTCACGGGCGAGCCGGTGGATGGCTCGGCGGATACCGCGTCGGTAACGGTGGATTCCGCCGTGACCGATTCGCGCGAGGCCGGCCCCGGAAGCCTGTTCGTAGCCAAGCCAGGGGACAGCACTGACGGCCACCGCTTCGTGCTGCCCGCCTTCGGCTCCGGAGCCGTGCTGGCCCTGACGGAGCGGGAAGTGACGGACGACGGCGGCCGCATCCTTCCGCAGGTCGTCGTGCCCGACGCGGTGGAGGCCATGGGGGCCATCGCCGCCGGCATCCTGGAGCGGCTGCGGGCGCATGGCCCGCTGGACATCGTGGGCATCACCGGCAGCGCCGGCAAGACCACGACCAAGGACTTGCTGGCCGGCATCCTGGCCCAGGCGGGCCCGACGGTTGCTCCCGTCGGCTCCTACAACGGCGAAGTCGGCGTCCCGCTCACCATCTTCAACACGGACTTCGACACCCGGTTCCTGGTGGTCGAGATGGGCGCGACCGGAATCGGCCACATCACCTACCTGACGGACATGGTCAAGCCGCACACCGGCGTCGTTCTCTGCGTCGGTTCGGCCCACGCCGGGGAATTCGGCGGGGTTGAGAACATAGCGCGTGCCAAGGGCGAACTCGTCGAGGCGCTGCAGCCGGAAGGGACCGCCGTCCTCAACGCGGACGACCAGCGGGTGCGGGCCATGAGCTCCCGGACCTCTGCGCGGCAGCTCTTCTTCACCTCGGACGACGGATTCACCCCTGAGGCTCCGGAGGCGCAGGTCATCCGGGCAACCGAACTCGGGACCACGGCCGCCGGCCACCCCGAATTCACGCTGGTATTCCCGGACGGGGCGCGCCGTCACGTCCGCTCCGGCCTGATCGGCAGCCACCACGTGGCCAACCTGCTCGCGGCCGCCTCGGCCGCCTGGTCGCTGGGCATCAGCGCCGACCTGATCGCCTCCGGCCTGGAGGGCCGCGGTCCGGCCAGCAGGTGGCGGATGGAACGTACCGAACGCGCCGACGGCGTCACGGTCATCAACGACGCCTACAACGCCAACCCGGAGTCCATGCGCGCCGCGCTGCGGACCCTCGCCGAGCTGGGGCGCGGCGAAGGCCGGCGGACCTGGGCGGTGCTGGGGGAAATGCTGGAACTCGGCGATGAGTCCGTGCTCGAGCACGACGCGATCGGCCGCATCGTGGTGCGCCTGAACATCGCCCGCCTGATCGTGGTCGGTTCCGGGGCCAAGGCGATGCACAATGCGGCGGTGATGGAAGGGTCCTGGGGCGACGAGTCGATGTTCGTCGAGACGCCCGAGGACGCGTACCGGGTGCTGCAGGAAGAACTGCTGCCCGGCGACCTCGTGCTCTTCAAATCATCCAACGGAGCCGGACTTCGGTTCCTCGGCGACCAAGTGGCCCAGAGCGCCGGTCAGACCGGTTCCCAGCCTGCAGAGGAAGAAGGCCTGCCCGCATGA